A genomic region of Saccopteryx bilineata isolate mSacBil1 chromosome 1, mSacBil1_pri_phased_curated, whole genome shotgun sequence contains the following coding sequences:
- the LOC136307771 gene encoding uncharacterized protein FAM241A-like, translating to MCSAGELRSGGNGARGSEAHEENRDALMERVAAGTEQGPQGSSRRQPQKSEQDAEESQNHTGQPLGDDYKKMGTLFGELNRSLISMGFTRMCFGERTVEPVIVVFFWVLLWFLGLQALGLVALLCLVIIYVQQ from the exons ATGTGCTCGGCAGGGGAGCTGCGCAGCGGCGGCAACGGAGCCAGAGGCAGCGAAGCGCACGAAGAGAACCGAGACGCGCTGATGGAAAGGGTGGCGGCAGGGACCGAGCAGGGGCCGCAGGGGAGCTCTAGGCGACAGCCGCAGAAGAGCGAGCAG GATGCTGAAGAATCACAAAATCACACTGGCCAGCCCCTTGGAGATGACTACAAAAAGATGGGAACCCTTTTTGGTGAACTGAACAGGAGCCTCATCAGCATGGGCTTCACCAGGATGTGTTTTGGAGAACGCACTGTGGAGCCAGTGATAGTTGTTTTCTTCTGGGTTCTGCTATGGTtccttggcctacaagccctcggACTAGTTGCTCTTCTTTGCCTTGTCATTATTTATGTGCAACAGTAA